The following are encoded together in the Acidiferrobacteraceae bacterium genome:
- the htpG gene encoding molecular chaperone HtpG gives MSANAHKETLGFQAEVKQLLDLMIHSLYSSKEIFLRELISNAADAADKLRFEALSDDALYENDNELKIHVSFDKDARTVTVRDNGIGLSRQEVIDHIGTIAKSGTRQFFESLTGDQARDARLIGQFGVGFYSAFIVADRVTLTTRRAGLGAEHGVRWESEGTGDYTLETVDKAGRGTEVVLHLREGEDEFLDAQRLRSIIRKYSDHITIPVIMPAADGSDETVNSASALWARPKSEVGADEYDEFYKHIAHDFENPLAHVHSRVEGKQEYTSLLYIPAHAPFDLWDRDRRYGIKLYVRRVFIMDDAEQLMPNYLRFVRGIIDSADLPLNVSREILQHSKDIDAIRAGSTKKVLGLLENLAKNDKDKYASFWTEFGRVLKEGVVEDQTNREQIAGLLRFCTTASKGDAEDTSLADYVARMGEGQDKIYYVTAETRAAARHSPHLEIFRKRGIEVLLLSDRIDEWVTAHLSEFDGKPLASVTKGDLDPSELGEEEGEPDNAAELKPLLDRIGESLNERVKSVRVSHRLTESPACLVADAADLGSNMERILREAGQDIGPSKKILEINPNHPLVDRLATLDDDTRFRDWANILYDQARLAEGSQLEDPADFVQRLNGLLLELTTGA, from the coding sequence ATGAGCGCAAACGCACACAAGGAAACCCTGGGCTTTCAGGCCGAGGTCAAACAGCTGCTGGATCTGATGATCCACTCGCTTTACAGCAGCAAGGAGATCTTCCTGCGCGAGCTGATCTCCAATGCCGCCGACGCGGCTGACAAACTGCGCTTCGAGGCCCTGAGCGACGACGCGCTGTACGAAAACGACAACGAACTGAAGATCCATGTCTCCTTCGACAAGGATGCCCGCACGGTGACAGTACGCGACAACGGGATCGGCCTCAGCCGCCAGGAAGTCATCGACCACATCGGCACGATTGCCAAATCCGGAACGCGCCAGTTCTTCGAGTCACTGACCGGCGACCAGGCACGGGATGCCAGGCTGATCGGCCAGTTCGGCGTCGGCTTCTACTCCGCCTTCATCGTCGCCGATCGTGTCACCCTGACCACGCGCCGCGCCGGTCTGGGCGCCGAACACGGCGTGCGCTGGGAATCGGAAGGGACCGGCGACTACACCCTGGAAACGGTGGACAAGGCGGGCCGTGGAACCGAGGTTGTACTGCACCTGCGCGAGGGCGAAGACGAATTCCTCGACGCCCAGCGATTGCGTTCCATCATTCGCAAGTATTCGGATCACATCACCATCCCGGTGATCATGCCCGCCGCCGATGGCAGCGATGAAACAGTGAACAGTGCCTCGGCCCTGTGGGCCCGGCCCAAGTCGGAGGTTGGCGCGGACGAATACGACGAGTTTTACAAGCACATCGCCCACGATTTCGAGAACCCGCTGGCCCATGTGCACAGCCGCGTGGAAGGCAAGCAGGAATACACCTCGCTATTGTACATCCCCGCCCATGCGCCGTTCGATCTGTGGGATCGCGATCGCCGTTACGGGATCAAACTGTACGTACGGCGTGTGTTCATCATGGATGACGCCGAGCAACTGATGCCCAACTACCTGCGTTTCGTGCGCGGGATCATCGATTCGGCGGACCTGCCGCTCAATGTCTCACGCGAAATTCTCCAGCACAGCAAGGACATCGACGCGATTCGCGCCGGTTCCACCAAGAAGGTGCTGGGGCTGCTTGAGAACCTGGCGAAGAATGACAAGGACAAGTACGCCAGTTTCTGGACCGAATTCGGACGCGTGCTGAAGGAAGGCGTGGTCGAGGATCAAACGAACCGCGAGCAAATCGCCGGACTGCTCCGTTTCTGCACCACAGCCAGCAAGGGCGATGCGGAGGATACATCCCTGGCCGACTATGTCGCTCGCATGGGCGAGGGTCAGGACAAGATCTACTACGTCACCGCGGAAACCCGGGCGGCGGCGCGCCACAGCCCGCACCTGGAGATCTTCCGCAAACGCGGTATCGAGGTACTGCTGCTCAGCGACCGGATCGATGAATGGGTCACGGCACACCTCAGCGAGTTCGATGGCAAACCTCTGGCGTCCGTGACCAAAGGGGATCTGGATCCCTCGGAGTTGGGTGAAGAGGAGGGCGAGCCAGACAATGCGGCCGAACTCAAGCCACTGCTGGATCGCATCGGTGAGTCACTGAACGAACGGGTCAAGTCCGTACGGGTATCCCATCGACTGACCGAGTCGCCGGCCTGTCTGGTGGCGGATGCCGCGGACCTGGGCAGCAATATGGAACGCATCCTGCGGGAAGCAGGACAGGACATCGGGCCGAGCAAGAAGATCCTTGAGATCAATCCGAACCATCCCCTGGTCGATCGCCTGGCGACGCTGGACGATGACACACGCTTCCGGGACTGGGCCAATATTCTGTACGATCAGGCGCGCCTGGCCGAAGGCAGCCAGCTGGAGGATCCGGCGGATTTCGTTCAGCGCCTGAACGGGCTGCTGCTGGAATTGACTACGGGCGCCTGA